Genomic window (Paraburkholderia phenazinium):
GCCCGCGGCATCTTCGAAATCAGCGGCTGGCCGTTGCGCGATGCGCTCGGCTATTTCCAGACCCTGCGCCTGGAAGGCTCGAAGCGCGAGATCGCCGACAAGGTGATCAAGGAGATCGTCGCGCGGCTGATGTTCCTGAATAACGTCGGGCTCGACTATCTGTCGCTCGAACGCAGCGCGGAAACGCTCTCGGGCGGCGAAGCGCAGCGCATCCGGCTCGCCTCGCAGATCGGCTCGGGCCTGACCGGCGTGATGTACGTGCTCGATGAACCGTCCATCGGCCTGCACCAGCGCGACAACGACCGCCTGATTTCGACGCTGAAGCATCTGCGCGATCTCGGCAATTCGGTGATCGTCGTCGAGCACGACGAGGACATGATCCGCATGGCCGACTACGTGGTCGACATGGGCCCGGGCGCCGGCGAACACGGCGGCATGATCATCGCCGAGGGCACGCCCGAAGAGGTGGAGGCCGATGCGGCGTCGATTACCGGCCAGTACCTGTCCGGCGCACGCACCATCCAGTACCCGGACGAGCGCAAGGAGCCCGACGAGCGGCGCCTGCGCATCGTCGAAGCCTACGGCAACAATCTGCAACGCGTCACGCTCGACCTGCCGGTGGGCCTCCTCACCTGCATCACCGGTGTGTCCGGCTCGGGCAAGTCCACGCTCATCAACGACACGCTGTATCACGCGGTGTCGCATCACCTGTACGGTTCGTCGGCCGAGCCGGCGCCGTACGAAGCGATCGAAGGCCTCGAGCACTTCGACAAGGTCATCAACGTCGACCAGTCGCCGATCGGCCGCACGCCGCGCTCGAATCCGGCCACGTATACCGGCGTGTTCACGCCGATCCGCGAGCTGTTCGCGGGTGTGCCGGCTTCGAAGGAGCGCGGCTACGATCCGGGCCGTTTCTCGTTCAACGTGAAGGGCGGCCGCTGCGAAGCGTGCCAGGGCGACGGCGTGCTGAAGGTGGAAATGCACTTTCTGCCCGACGTCTACGTGCCGTGCGACGTTTGCCACGGCAAGCGCTACAACCGCGAAACGCTCGACGTCCACTACAAGGGCAAAAGCATCAGCGAAGTGCTGGAGCTGACGGTCGAAAACGCGTACGAGTTCTTCAAGCCCGTCCCGGTCGTGGCGCGCAAGCTGAAAACCTTGCTGGACGTGGGTCTTGGCTATATCCGCCTGGGGCAGTCGGCCACCACCTTGTCGGGCGGCGAAGCGCAGCGCGTCAAACTATCGTTGGAACTGAGCAAGCGTGACACCGGTCGCACTCTATACATCCTCGACGAGCCAACCACCGGTTTGCACTTCCACGATATCGCGCTGCTGCTCGAAGTGATTCACCGTTTGCGAGATCAGGGCAATACCGTGGTGATCATCGAGCATAATCTGGATGTAATCAAAACGGCCGACTGGCTGATCGACCTCGGCCCGGAAGGCGGCGCCGGCGGCGGTC
Coding sequences:
- the uvrA gene encoding excinuclease ABC subunit UvrA → MEQIRIRGARTHNLKNVSLDLPRHKLIVITGLSGSGKSSLAFDTLYAEGQRRYVESLSAYARQFLQLMEKPDVDLIEGLSPAISIEQKATSHNPRSTVGTVTEIHDYLRLLFARVGTPYCPDHEIPLQAQSVSQMVDAALALPDDTKLMILAPVVADRKGEHVELFEEMQAQGFIRFRVRSGGGTANEEVAKIYEVDSLPKLKKNDKHTIDVVVDRLKVRADMKQRLAESFETALRLADGRAIALEMDTDKEHLFSSKFACPICSYSLQELEPRLFSFNNPMGACPECDGLGQITFFDPKRVVAHPSLSLAAGAVKGWDRRNQFYFQMLQSLAAFYEFDIDEAFEDLPEKVKKILLFGSGKQTIPFSYINERGRASIREHVFEGIIPNLERRYRETDSVAVREELAKYQNNQACPACAGTRLRREARFVRIGANSDARGIFEISGWPLRDALGYFQTLRLEGSKREIADKVIKEIVARLMFLNNVGLDYLSLERSAETLSGGEAQRIRLASQIGSGLTGVMYVLDEPSIGLHQRDNDRLISTLKHLRDLGNSVIVVEHDEDMIRMADYVVDMGPGAGEHGGMIIAEGTPEEVEADAASITGQYLSGARTIQYPDERKEPDERRLRIVEAYGNNLQRVTLDLPVGLLTCITGVSGSGKSTLINDTLYHAVSHHLYGSSAEPAPYEAIEGLEHFDKVINVDQSPIGRTPRSNPATYTGVFTPIRELFAGVPASKERGYDPGRFSFNVKGGRCEACQGDGVLKVEMHFLPDVYVPCDVCHGKRYNRETLDVHYKGKSISEVLELTVENAYEFFKPVPVVARKLKTLLDVGLGYIRLGQSATTLSGGEAQRVKLSLELSKRDTGRTLYILDEPTTGLHFHDIALLLEVIHRLRDQGNTVVIIEHNLDVIKTADWLIDLGPEGGAGGGQIIAQGTPEQVAKSKASFTGRYLAPLLKRDAAKK